The nucleotide window TGATGGTTCTAGAGGAAAGGTCAAGAGAAAGGTCAAGAGATTTCTTGCTTAATACTAAGGAAATGTGAAGGTGAAGTCATATGAGCTGTTAGGTGTTAATTTCActtaaaggaaaatgtttttaattgaaatttacAGCTCATTTTGTGACTCAAATGTAATCAGTATTGTGGCCATGGTTTTCCCTACAACCAGTGTAAACACAAGCTCACAAGATGGGGGATTTCTACAATGACTCTGAAAAGAGAGCAGGACAGACCTAAACAAACTCCTTTTCTATTTGAATCAATGAGCCTATTGTGATTAACCAGCTGtgtccaaacacaaacagagaagtGGTGAAgtgaacaacaaacaacagattCCAAAGTTATTATAGTACTAAGTCATCTTTAATCAGCTGTCAGATCTCACAATGCCTGGATAATTTACTGCAAAGTCAATCAATCATCATCTATAACAAATGCTTCGGCcagacaaaatgcaaacaacTGACTACAAATATACTCCTCAAACATACATGTTCAGTTCCAGTTTATAACACTTTCAAGACAAAAAAggcatcttcttttttttgttacattttacaaCTGTCATGAGCAAATGTGACttgatatttttacttaaaCTGGACAATTCatgaagagagacaaaagaagCTGAACCAAAGTTTTTTCTGAATACGGGGCATTGGTCTGATAGTAACTGCCACGGCGGGGTATTCCTGTCCTGAAGGTACACTGActttattgattgtttttttaggGACCATCACAGTGTCCCATCATGGGCAAAGTATTTGAGTAGCTTTCCTGTTTATTAGAAAGCtaatattttacatgtattacatatataaatatttctataaaacatttgctgtttaatgtttgtgtATGGTATAGTAAAATATTAGCATGCAAATTAATGTCAACATACCAACAGTTTGGCTACTACTAGCTAAAGTGTTAGCTAGTGTTAAAGGTAGTACTAAGTACTAGCATGCTAAGGCTAGAGGGTAAACACTGGAAACCATGAATGacaacaaatttgaaaatgtacatcCTAGAATCAGTTATTCAACAAATGATATGACAATGGCGGCTTTTAGTGATCAGTCGCACTGTCAagctgtttattcatttatattttatcctACTTTTCTGGCTCCACACAAATGTAACTAACATTAAAGTACatcctctgctgtccttcattTGGCTTGTGGGGGTGTTAATAAAATTGAAGAAATACTGCTCAAGTGTATGCAATATTTCATAACAGAAATATGTCAGAATTTAGGCAGATCATGAGGAAATACCAAAGCACTAGTctgagaaatgagagaaagaacCCCTGATGTAAAGAAACAAATTTAAGTACTAATGCTACTTTATTTGTACTTTGGTCAgatatttacatttcacttttactttatttcattttgaaaataaaatggatcCATTGACTTTTTCCCCACACTAGAAATACAGGTCCAGCAATGCTACAGCCTTTTTCAACGTCAAGTTTGgagctgttgccatggaaaccagACAAACAGCTGTTGTAGCTAATCAGCGGCTCTTCAAAGTGTTGCAGTACTATGaatctgtttttgttatctAAGAAGAATAGTACTTGAGCCCCAGACAAATGACTTACTTTTATTAAAGATATATTTCTTGGTTTTGTTATGGTGGCTTTACATATACACCTTTCTTATCAGCTGACtcaaaacatcaacattattttatatatatttttattatacatatttttttaattttagatatattattattatatataaatatatatatacaaatacatataaatatatatagtttaATCTTGTGTGCACTAATTAGTGCACACAAGATTCTCCTCTTGTGCATGCAAGTTAATAACTTGTGCTCAAACTGGTTATTATTCTGAACAAGGTACTGTATAGCTTGTGTGTGCacaatttaaaatctgtaatcTAAAGACTTGaatgctaaaaacaaaaacaaaataagtatTTCGCTTTGACGTAGAGATGCAGTGAGCCTTTGTGAACACCTCACCAACAGAAACGCCACGCTGTTACTGCTATCAGACTCTTCTGGAGAGTTTCAACGATCCAAGAgacaaactttgaaaaaatgtttctccATAAACACAGTTGTCACCATCTGCATCACATCAAAATAGATTCttctggagggaaaaaaaaccccaaaaggtaaaaacaaacagagatttATTTGTAGCTCTGACATCAGAAACACTAAACGCATCACAGGTCATTCCATTCTCATTGTGTCAAACATGCTGACAGTGCAACAaacccaacaaacacacacaggcatcgatacacacagtgaaaactgaacaaacatgTACAAACCGCAGGCATCAGAGAGTATTCACACACAGaagatttccaaaaataaaagctCTTAGAGGTACTTGGATTGATTAGTTGTTTTGATATAttgggcacaaaaacaacatcaggaCTTCTGTTCTCTTTTGCCTCTGTTTTGTATTCTGTAATCaataatgcattaaaatactCAATAGCTCACAAACTTTACAGAGGATCAGACAGAAGAGTTAATAACAGGCACAACATGACTCCTCAAACAGTGTAAACTTTGAAAGTGAATTCAATAACTACATTTAAGACTGAGAAGGTTTATGAAGAGCTGCTTtaagaaaaacaggattttagacAGTGAAGTAGATGCAAAACGCAACTGTGGCACAACTGAAGAGGACAAACATATTctacaaattcaaatgaaattggAGAGAAGATGATGAGCCACATAAGAAGGAAGTTTCAAAAAAGCTGACAAAGTGGTTCAGAAGATTGTCACGATTAAAAAGCACTTGTTTCAAGATGTTAGGAAAAATGGTTGTCCATCTGGAGGTGAGGTGCACTGGCAAAAACGACTCAAGAAAGTAAAAATTATGAAGACCAGTGCCAATCATGACTACTCATTTGGTGCTGTTTGGGCTTGAGTTCATTGTGTCTCCTTGCTTTATTTGATGTGAGCAGATGGGTAGATCTTAAGgatacatttaaattcatgaaaatcacacaaaaaaaacaacctttttcaAAATGAGTTGCCAGTCATCTTTGACATTTATGGGCAACTAATCTTCTTTCTGCCTCATAGTTGAActttttcactgcatttttatgaaaaaacatggacatttttcaaagaCTGAAACAATTTACAAATCTGACAAGTGGATTTAATGAAATCAACACTTGTTGACCTTATCGATATACTTTTAAAGACacataaaagacattttaaagctgGATTGATCAATAATTCTTTGTAGTAATAATTGATGACATTACAGAAGTATGTGTATTTTGAAAGGTGACACTCATAGTGAACCCAAAGAGAATTATGCATCATGatatggagctttttagcctctttcagcttactgttttggttttatggcatATTCACTGTCTGATTGAGTCCCCGGAGAGACCAAATTCTACTGAACGTGGCATGTAGTGgaaagcgctttgagtggttggTAAGACTAGAAAATGCACTATATAAGAGCAGTGCATTTACCATTTGCTAGATGAAAGAAAGTTGGagcaaaggaaagaaacaacaaaaacctaTAGTCAGTAGTGGAAGAATTATTCAGATCCTtcagtgaagtaaaagtaccaacacagcaatgtaaaaatactccattacaagtaaaagtcctgcatgaacaTTCCTACATATGGAAAAGTACATAAATATGAAGTGTTAAAGTGTGAAAGTAAAAGAACTGGTTTGGTCCATCTGACTGATACATTAGTATaaatgacatcattagatgattaatactgaagcatcagtgtgtagcagcacgttactgttggagctgctggtggtggagctggtttgagctacttcatatacagttttatatacggggacaccagataaatctgaggggtcgtgagataattaatgggagaggaaagaggaaaacaataaGTTCTGATagacaaatctgttttcagcttttcgactttttctctaatctttgatttttgttgagatattggatcattagaacatttattgaaatgaaaccatgtgagacgtttagagggaaaaatcgctgttaacaactcacagacatctgaaatgtgaccctgactacacactgctttttgtaatacgtcagaagccaaaaaggttggagaCCACTGGTtcaatctttaacaatgtgttgtattttaaagcttgttatattatcccTTGTGTAAattcttcacattaaaagtaaCTAAggactaaagctgtcagatacatgtagtgaagtagaaagtacaatatttccctctgaaatgtagtggaggggaagtataaagtagtatagtaaaatggaaatactcaagtaaagtacaagtacctctaATTTAtacttaattacagtacttgagtaagtGTACTTAGCTACTTTCGGTCACTGCCTATAGTAAGAGGAGTTCATCAAGGTGTCCTGTTAAATGTTTGGAAAtatgtacagaaaaaataaagaacagggCTAATGTAACCTGTACATTATGATTATATAAATTAGAACCAGAGTAAAAGATGAAATCTACAGATCTGAACCAAAAAAAGTAAGCAGACGATAAGCTGAAACAGTACAAACAAACCtacagagatacagtattttctggGAATATTATCGCTATAATGCGGCTAAATAGCTGGGAGAGAATGTTACAATGTGAgccagctctgtctgtctgtctgtctgtctgtgtgtctgcccCCTTATTAGTGTTTAATATGGCACTGAGATCAGCTGTTGGCAGATGACTCTGCTTGGCTCCCAGACGCAAAAACTGCAAAGTTTTCCCCTGAATGAAAAGCAGAATGAGGTTTGGGTTTGTCGAAAAACAAACGCTTCTTTGTGGTGTTTCTGGTTTTTATTTGGCACACGGTCAGATTAAATATACGTGACAACGCCATAGCTCCGTGTGTGCTTTAACTTGCCATCAATTAGCCACACGTTACATACTTAACATTACTGGTGACCCATTTGGGTAGCCACTGGTTTCAGTATACTTTGAAAACCACCCTGCAGTTATCTTAATATCCTACAGCTGTGAGTTGGGACTATGATAAAAACCTTCCGACTTGGttcactgaaggaaaaaataagatttaatcGGCAGCAGGTGGCAagcaaaaatgataatgatgataatttcCCTTGTTTCTGGTGCACATAAGGTTGGCTCAAGATTTTTTATGAAGTAAGGCAGATCAAGGTGTTACTAGATAAGAGGAACATTGTTGAGTTGCACtttaaacaaaagagacaatCTTGGAACCAAAGCcaatttttgacttttaaataaactgaagttTTATAGTAAAGTTCCGTCTAAATGGCTTCTAAAGGTGGATGCTTTTCACTGTGCTCAAGCGTAGCATCGCGGTACAAAACACGCAGCCTTTTATACTGAACTCAGTGGATTTTGGTTTCAGTATGCCATGATTTCACTGGCTTCTCTTCACACCAACTGTTAACTGGTCTGGTATGCATTGAAATAACACCAAATAGTATTGCACGACAAAGCACGACAAAAACTTGGTCCACATAACTTCAAGTGTTGAGGCAAAAAAAGTCCAGTCCAGAGCAAAGCAAACAATTTCTACTGTACATCTTCAGGAATTTATAAAAGTGTATTTTCGTTCATGTTAGAGACACATTTTGTTGATGAATTTGTAATTTTGGGATAATTCGACAACTGTGCTTAAGAGcagaacagtgaaaaaatatatcacaaatAGAAATGCAGTTGAGATAACAGGCTGTTGACggacatgaaaataataacaacaaaagaataaatgagTGTGAGAGATATAAAGGATATGACAAAAACGTGAAATATGATTctatgttttacatttcttgtaatttaaataactgGTCACTTTATATTCTAACAACATTGGTCATTTACGGGGCCTTGAAGCGATGTTTCACTTTGTCGGATTATCTGTTGAAAAGAGATGAAaggtcaaattaaaatcagCTGCCCTGAAGATCCAACGTCACCTGActgatgtttggcatttcttcCATTCTCAGAAAGGTTTActttcatgataaaaaaaaggattcGTATTAGATATGATTATCCTCTCCACTCACCTGTTCATATACGTTTTTGTCAGTGCAGCTATAACTGACTCAAATGCCGTCTTTGCTCTATCTATAAAATAGCCATCTTCTTTTAGGCTGTATTACAattatgttttcagttaaaGGTTCGTAAGTCATGGTGACAGTGGACTCCCAGAGCAACCAACACAGCTGACCTAAACCTATACTCCAACAGAGATTAAGTTTGTCTCTTGACAGTGGAATAACGCTTTACAAGCCAAGGCAGTAGACACTCTATTAATGACATACAATGTAGACTCATTTCCTCCGTCGAACACGTACCATGCTGTACCCATGAATATGAATGGTATACTGCAATCAGCCAAGTCTGACACCATCATGGAGGTCTAATGGAGAGTTAGCTGTGTCCAGCATGTATACTTAGAAAAATGATCAAGTATCCAATGCTATCAGTGTGATGTAAAAGTATTTCCAAAGTGTCCAAAACACGCTGGGTCTAATCATTCATATGGCAGTCCTGTACGAACAAACAAAGCACAGTTGTGTCGGTTACGTTGGCTAAACTTGCCGCATGCTGTCGTTTTGGTATCAAAAGTCAGATGTAAAGAGGGATGAGCGCTCAGTATTGGCACAGAAAGCAATTACCCAACAGTCACAACAACCGTAAACGTGCGGAACTGTTGTGGATAGCAGGATTTTGGCTCTGCGGCGCGAAGACTGATACAGAATAGTGTTGTGAGTTTTTAACTCTGCCTGATTTGTGTCCATGTGAAAGTCAGTGAAACACTGTAGAGTCTCTTTACTCCAAAACATAACAGCTGATAGGTTGTATGTTTAGAAACGCAGTCAGCTGTCAACAGCCACTGTCGCTCGGGTGTTGAAGATCTCCTACGTGACACTGTGGCTAATTATACAAAACACGATTGGGTGCATTTTTAGCAATCTTCTAGAATTAGTGAACCAGACTGCGGtgaaaaatttgcttttttttttttggcaaacatGGGTACAGCATAGAACACACAGTGTGAAACAGGGGGGGGTGATAAGAATAAAAACCCACTGGTCACATAGTTGCCTGGTCCAGGAGGGAAACCTTCAGGAACTGACACAGATACACAGCCTGACGTTAAACTCTTTATGGCCCAGATTAGGCTGGATTAAACCAGTGCCAGCCTGAGCAGGATGCAAAATATTTCCCCCTGTTTCAAAGTGGTGAACAGATCAgccttttaaaaagttgaaattaaaGTATTAAACATCTCTTTTTGACTGTTTACAGCCATTTAAATCATCCTAACCTCTTGCGAGCAGAAAAAGTGGGAGCGTGCAGAGCTTAATTCCCAGGCCGCATGTTTTAAACGAGGCACATTATGTGTCTGACAGTGACGAAACTGCCCCCCTCCTGTTTTAACTTCCTCCTAAACAGAGCTCAAAGGCAGACAGGCTGAGGATGTAATGTCTTGAATATCCACTAGAGGGAGATAGGGTTGTTGCCAGAGAGGCAGACAGtttgggaggaaaagaaagaaaagaagatggTTAAAGGTTAGCTTTTAGAGAGACGGGAGTGAggagaagacaaagaaacaattaatcaaagaTGACAGAAGGAGGAAAGTAAAAGAATGTGAGTGAGTTGAAAGAACAGAGGAGAACGGAGGAGTGCTGACTGGTCGTTTCCTGAATCGCCTCTTGATCTAACATGCACATTTCTTCTCGTTGGGCTGTGCGTCACCGAGCTTTGTGGCCCCGTTCCCATTGGCGGGCTCGGCGGGCGGTTTGTCGACACACTGCTCCATCCTCTTCATGACCAGGTCCAGCAGCGTTATCACCGCCTTGTCCACCTCTACTCCCGTCGCTGCACTCGTCTCAAAGTACGGGATCCTGTGGGCAACAAGAACaggagatattttttttaaaaggttcatAACAGCAGAAGGGTTTTAGGCCACTGCATCATGACCTTTTTCCAAATAACCCCATCTGTTTTTCAGATTGGTTTCCATTTCCATCAAATCATTTTGTAGACTTCAAAATTTATACCGATAGAGAGTCTATaacatgttttgttaaaattaattaatttttttttttttttgtcaaagctAGATATTGTGAGCTGCCGCAGTTGATTATGGAGCCCATCGAGGatcataaatcagaaaaaaaaaacttgggtTTGGAAAAATTGATAAATCAACCAAAAGGTTGATGGGAAACTTTGAAGTAAGTCTTACGGAATACGTGTCTGGTTTTCAGAGTAAAAGCAGGACATTCTAATTTTGTACATAacaatattaatgataataataataatggaatgGAGTATTTAATTGTCATTCCAGCTACATTAAAGCACAGACTAGTAAATGGACTCagaaaaatagttaaaataccATAATAACCCATATGATGTCCTGCGTACCTCCTGGCCAGTACTTATcctcatatatacagtatattatgtatCAATAATCAAATAGGACTTGCACAGTTTCACTATCTCATATACCACTATGTTTGATGTGCAACATACAGGAGAGGACACGTGTTACTGTATTCTCATAGTATTTCTGACACCTATGATTAATCTCTGCTTGTGCATAATAAATTAACTTTACATCACCACCATCTTACCCCATATACCTTTTATTCTAATCTAatctctgtaatttttttcccttacaCTTTATCTATCTGTGCGCAAAGACTGCCAGTTTACTTTCACCAAGTAAAAAGACCAAATAAgaagattttctgattttctccatttcatatcaatgaatttcatttcataattttaaattCCACATAAAGAAGGTGTCCAAAGTAGCTTTCTTTCATCTAAGAACTATTGCAAAAGTACGGCCATTTCTATCCCAacaagatgctgaaaaacttGTTCCCTGCATTTATGTAACGTAGATTAGACTACTGTAATGCTCTTTTCACTGGTCTTCCCAAACAATCCATTTCTAGACTAAAATTGATTCAGAAGTCTGCTGCCAGGCTTTTACCTAGAACAAGGAAGAGAGAGTGTATCATCCCAGTTTTAGCCAAACTTTTAGGATTGGgtttaaagtacttttacttgtttaCAAAGCTCCTACTAGTTTGTGACCGGCCTACATTactcattttttgtcattttataatCCTTCACGACCTCTTAGATCCTCTGCTGCCAGTTTTCTGTATAGAAACTATCACACAAATAAGAAAATTGGATGCtcagctttttttaatctatgcACCAAAAACTATGGAATTTCCTTTCCCAAGGACGTGAGAGATGCAAACtctgtgatcattttttaaCAACAACTGAAAACGTATTTATTCAAGATGTCTTTTAACTGTCACTCTTCCTTAGTTTTATGCtcatcttttaaatatttattgttcTTATgccttcctttgttttatttctaccTTTAACATATTCTGTAGCATATTCTTGCTATTtactgctcttttgtttttgttattaatttGATGGCTTTACTTATTGTGCAGTATTTGCgcttgttttaatttgcctgtttttgtactgttgtttcttcactttgttgtaaagcactttgagctaCATCCCCTGTATGAAAGGTGCTAAATAAATTaagtgtattattattgttattgttaatacTACAtcataattatgataatattaATTGAATAGTCTGACTGTTACTTTAGGTTCTGATAAATTATaaattttgagattttattgactaaactaattgattaacaaaaatgaaaattaaaatgaaaactggtgGTAAAATCCTTATaagtattatgttttttttctttctataaaAAACGATTTGTTCATCTGTTTGACATGTACAGAATCATGAATGCGGAAATAAGACTAGAGCTGAATATAAATGTACTGTTTCATCTTTAGATGTTAATTTAGCATTTAACTTACAGTGTCTGACGTTTATACTGAACATACATCGCTGAACATTTTTAAGTTCCCCAGAGCTTAAGAAAGAGTTTATTACTTCCTGGAAcagagttttgtgtttttgtgagttaTGTCTCACTGATTGTCTTACAGTTACCCAGCTGTTTATGAAACGCCTGCTCattctattgtgtgtgtgattgtgtgtgtgtgtgtgtgtgtgtgtgtgtgtgtgtgtgtgtctgtctgcctgtgtgcgTGCAATGTCTAGTACTCCTTGCTCTAAGTAAAATACATGTGCgtgcaaaatactgtacatgaaaaacTAACAAACCCGTATTTATCGGCCAGCTCCTTGGCCTGTTTCTCCTGAACCTCCCGCTGGTCGGCCAGGTCTGCCTTGTTTCCTACCAACACGATATCTGGGTTCTCACAGTAGGCGTTGGCCTGTAGCTGGCCTGGAAgttaatacaaataaacaacaacagcaaacaaatgaGATATGCACATATAATACTGAAAAACTGTATCTTGACACACCTAAATGTGTGACAGGTACTGTATTTAAGGGGAACTTgaataaaggagaaaaactgcaaatagtTTCACTTactgctattttattttatgctttCTTCATATGACCTTCAGCAGGCCTACGACTTCCCTTTAATTTATGTTTAGATTCACTGGAGAATTACTGACCACTAGTGGCACTGTGGAGTAATGTTTTAATAGCAAATGCAGAGGAAGACCCAAAGCTAAAACACTGCAGTTCTAAAACTTGTAAAAATCTGAAGTTAACTACATACTCATCCAGTTTCTGACATTGAGGAAGCTCTGCTGGCTGGTGAGATCAAACATCAGCAGGAACCCCATGGCGTCTCTGAAGAACGCCGTTGTCAGGCTACGGAACCTggaacacgcacacaaaaagtaaaaaaatatacacaacgTCGTATTGGCATACTGTAGATTTTAAATACTTCTTTAAAAGCACTTAAATTAGTCATATCACACAACATCCATATTATATGAGAGGTTTGAACAAGTGTGAGATTGAGCAAAGAGCTGTTCAAAGACTACAGCTGGGAGCCTTAGCTGGTTTAAGCACCAACAGTGAGAGGGTTCGAGGCTGTAGGATACAGCGGCAGGGAAACTCCTACAATATTGAAGTGAATAAGAAACGCCTTCTCtcttaaaactgcattaattgatttggCCACCTGGTGGCAgtagaaacaagttgtgaataAAACAGGGACATATCATTACTTTTTAAGTTGTTATATTTAACATGACAGCAGTTGCTTAGTTGCAAAAATTAGACAAATTATCATCTTTGTGGACGAGGTTGTTGTTAGtgacaaacccaaaaaaaaaaggtttcaacCAGCTCTGCCATGTTTAGATTTTCCCACTTgcaacttttctgttttggttcacttcCACTGCTCTCAACAGGATCATTtctggcagcagcaggcagctcttttgagccaaaaacagacatttagtAACCAGCTggggaacatagtggagcatttagtatCTAAGGGATCAAATAtcttttcctcaggagttggtagagaacaaaaaacagagct belongs to Xiphias gladius isolate SHS-SW01 ecotype Sanya breed wild chromosome 20, ASM1685928v1, whole genome shotgun sequence and includes:
- the rab27b gene encoding ras-related protein Rab-27B — encoded protein: MTDGDYDYLIKLLALGDSGVGKTTFLYRYTDNKFNPKFITTVGIDFREKRVVYTASNPNGTTTGKTFKVHLQLWDTAGQERFRSLTTAFFRDAMGFLLMFDLTSQQSFLNVRNWMSQLQANAYCENPDIVLVGNKADLADQREVQEKQAKELADKYGIPYFETSAATGVEVDKAVITLLDLVMKRMEQCVDKPPAEPANGNGATKLGDAQPNEKKCAC